The proteins below come from a single Alnus glutinosa chromosome 9, dhAlnGlut1.1, whole genome shotgun sequence genomic window:
- the LOC133877823 gene encoding probable RNA 3'-terminal phosphate cyclase-like protein — MGKTTYRRLQGSQNLRQRLLLATLSASPVLIEEIRADETLPGLRPHEVSLLRLFEMVSDDCVVEINETGTKLKYKPGIVMGGRHLVHDCGVSRSIGYFLEPLIFLGLFAKKPLTIRLKGITNDPKDPSVDTFRSTTIPLLKRFGVPSEGLDLKIESRGSPPHGGGEVVLAVPIVQSLNAVTWTDFGMVKRIRGVTFSTRVSSQFENTMIHAARGIFNNFIPDVHIFTDHKAGPQAGNSRGFGISLVAETNAGCFISADTAVAYARTEETNDFEDEKKELTPPGDVGEQIASVLLGEIEQGGVVDSTHQGLLFLLCALCPQDVSKVRVGKLSPYGIESLRQIRDFLGVKFVIKPDPSTGTVLLKCIGSGFKNLSRKVS; from the exons ATGGGGAAGACGACGTACAGGAGGCTGCAGGGGAGCCAGAACCTGAGGCAAAGGCTTTTGCTGGCGACGCTCTCGGCAAGTCCCGTTCTGATAGAGGAAATCCGCGCCGACGAGACTCTGCCTGGCCTTCGCCCCCACGAGGTCTCCCTCCTCCGTTTGTTCGAGATGGTCTCCGACGACTGCGTTGTCGAAATCAACGAAACCG GGACCAAACTGAAGTACAAGCCCGGCATTGTGATGGGTGGGAGACATCTTGTACATGACTGTGGTGTTAGTCGGTCCATTGGGTATTTCTTGGAGCCATTGATTTTTCTTGGTTTGTTTGCCAAGAAACCTCTTACGATAAGGCTCAAAG GAATTACAAATGATCCTAAGGACCCATCTGTTGATACATTCCGGTCTACTACCATTCCCTTGTTAAAGCGCTTTGGAGTTCCTTCAGAAGGATTAGATCTAAAAATAGAGAGTCGTGGATCTCCTCCCCATGGAGGTGGAGAAGTTGTTTTGGCGGTTCCAATTGTTCAAAGTCTAAAT GCTGTAACCTGGACCGATTTCGGAATGGTTAAGAGGATTAGAGGAGTTACTTTCTCAACCAGGGTGTCTTCCCAGTTTGAAAATACCATGATACATGCTGCTCGTGGaatttttaataactttattcCAGATGTTCACATCTTTACTGATCATAAAGCAGGCCCACAAGCTGGAAA CTCACGCGGTTTTGGAATTTCATTGGTTGCGGAAACTAATGCTGGTTGCTTCATCTCTGCTGATACTGCTGTTGCTTATGCACGGACAGAAGAAACAAATGATTTTGAAGACGAGAAGAAAGAGTTGACGCCCCCCGGAGATGTTGGCGAGCAAATTGCTTCTGTACTACTTGGGGAGATTGAGCAAGGCGGAGTGGTAGATTCGACACACCAG GGTTTGTTATTTCTGCTTTGCGCATTATGTCCACAAGATGTTTCGAAGGTTCGGGTAGGAAAGCTTTCGCCCTACGGGATCGAATCGTTGAGACAAATCAGAGATTTTCTTGGTGTCAAATTTGTTATCAAGCCAGATCCATCCACAGGGACAGTTCTACTCAAATGTATTGGCTCCGGATTCAAGAACCTATCAAGAAAGGTGTCATGA
- the LOC133878278 gene encoding E3 ubiquitin-protein ligase PUB23-like, with protein sequence MDEIDVPSHFLCPISMELMRDPVTVSTGITYDRENIERWLFSCKNNTCPATKQALSSTEVTPNHTLRRLIQAWCTLNASHGIERIPTPKPPVDKSQIVKLLNEAKEFPNMQLICLRRLRSIAFESERNKRCLEAAGGVVEFLASIIQDGSNIDIAIEILSTLKISETHLKNLVNNDGDHQFVESLVQALKMGNCQSRASTTVLLKSMFEVADPNQMMSIKREFFRQIVCVLHDKISPQASKAALKLLVELCPWGRNRIKAVEGGATVVLIELLIEASERRVCELLLVVLDQLCGCAEGRAELLKHAAGLVVVSQKILRVSHMATDRAVRILSLVCRFSATSRVLQEMLQLGVVSKLCMVLQVDSSLKSKERAREILKLHSKVWKNSSCIPSHLLSSYP encoded by the coding sequence ATGGACGAAATTGATGTTCCCTCTCATTTTCTTTGCCCCATATCAATGGAGCTGATGAGAGATCCGGTCACGGTCTCAACCGGGATAACCTACGATCGAGAAAACATTGAGAGATGGTTATTCTCATGCAAGAACAACACTTGCCCTGCAACAAAGCAAGCTTTAAGCAGCACAGAAGTTACACCAAATCATACTCTGCGGCGGTTGATCCAAGCATGGTGCACCCTCAACGCTTCCCATGGCATTGAACGCATTCCAACACCAAAGCCACCGGTTGACAAATCCCAAATCGTCAAACTCCTCAACGAAGCGAAGGAGTTTCCAAATATGCAACTCATTTGCCTCAGAAGGCTCAGATCTATTGCCTTCGAAAGCGAAAGGAACAAGAGGTGTTTAGAGGCAGCTGGTGGAGTTGTTGAATTCTTGGCCTCAATCATACAGGATGGCAGCAATATTGACATTGCTATTGAAATCCTTTCCACTCTTAAAATCTCGGAAACACATCTCAAAAATCTCGTAAACAATGATGGTGATCATCAATTTGTGGAGTCCTTAGTGCAAGCTCTGAAGATGGGAAATTGCCAATCTAGAGCTTCCACAACCGTGCTATTGAAGTCAATGTTCGAAGTTGCTGATCCTAACCAAATGATGAGCATCAAACGCGAATTCTTCAGGCAGatagtttgtgttttacatGACAAGATCTCTCCACAAGCCTCTAAGGCGGCATTGAAGCTTCTTGTGGAGCTTTGTCCGTGGGGAAGAAACCGAATCAAAGCAGTCGAAGGCGGCGCAACTGTAGTCTTGATAGAGCTACTTATTGAGGCATCAGAAAGAAGAGTGTGTGAGCTTCTGCTTGTTGTTCTTGATCAGCTTTGTGGCTGCGCCGAAGGGCGGGCAGAATTGTTGAAGCACGCGGCGGGGCTGGTGGTTGTGTCTCAGAAAATACTTAGGGTTTCTCATATGGCGACTGATAGGGCGGTGAGAATTCTGTCTTTAGTTTGTAGGTTCTCGGCTACTTCTAGAGTTCTTCAAGAAATGTTGCAATTGGGTGTTGTGTCCAAGTTGTGTATGGTGCTTCAAGTTGATAGTAGTTTGAAAAGCAAGGAGAGGGCTAGGGAGATCCTCAAATTGCACTCTAAGGTTTGGAAGAATTCTTCTTGTATTCCTTCTCATTTGCTTTCATCTTATCCATAA